The following are from one region of the Mycolicibacterium helvum genome:
- a CDS encoding glutamate--cysteine ligase: MGEEVKHASFNRAHRQQYRRKVQLCLDVFETMLAQSSFEFDRPLTGMEIECNLVDDDYQPAMSNQEVLAAIADPAYQTELGAYNIEFNVPPRPLPGRTALELEDEVRVSLNAAETKANTDNAHIVMIGILPTLMPQHLAGSWMSPSLRYQALNDSIFTARGEDILIDITGPERLSLHAESIAPESACTSMQLHLQVSPADFAANWNAAQVLAGPQLALGANSPYFFGHQLWAETRIELFAQATDTRPDELKAQGVRPRVWFGERWITSIFDLFEENVRYFPSLLPELSDEDPVAELAAGRTPQLSELRLHNGTVYRWNRPVYDVANGRPHLRVENRVLPAGPTVVDMMANSAFYYGALRVLSEEDRPLWTKMSFTAAQDNFIESARHGMDARLYWPGLGEITPDELVLRTLLPMADEGLRRWGVATEVRDRYLWVIEGRAKTGRNGSAWQVATVRALQSSGMARPQALAEMLRRYCELMHSNEPVHTWDVIAE, encoded by the coding sequence GTGGGGGAAGAAGTCAAGCACGCCAGCTTCAACCGGGCGCACCGGCAGCAGTACCGGCGCAAGGTGCAGCTGTGCCTCGACGTGTTCGAAACCATGCTGGCGCAGTCCAGTTTCGAGTTCGACCGCCCGCTGACCGGCATGGAGATCGAGTGCAACCTGGTCGACGATGACTACCAGCCTGCGATGTCCAATCAAGAGGTGTTGGCCGCGATCGCGGATCCGGCCTATCAGACCGAATTAGGCGCCTACAACATCGAATTCAACGTTCCGCCGCGCCCGCTTCCCGGCCGGACGGCGCTGGAGTTGGAGGACGAGGTACGCGTCAGCCTGAATGCCGCCGAAACCAAGGCCAACACCGACAATGCGCACATCGTGATGATCGGCATCCTGCCGACGCTGATGCCGCAGCATCTGGCCGGCAGCTGGATGAGTCCGTCGCTGCGTTACCAGGCGCTCAACGACTCGATCTTCACCGCCCGCGGCGAGGACATCCTCATCGACATCACCGGACCCGAGCGGCTGAGCCTGCACGCGGAGTCGATCGCCCCCGAATCTGCCTGCACCAGCATGCAATTGCATCTGCAGGTCTCGCCAGCCGACTTCGCGGCCAACTGGAATGCTGCGCAGGTACTGGCCGGCCCGCAACTGGCACTCGGCGCCAACTCGCCCTATTTCTTCGGCCACCAGCTGTGGGCCGAGACGCGCATCGAGCTCTTCGCACAGGCCACCGACACCCGCCCCGACGAGCTCAAGGCCCAGGGGGTGCGCCCGCGAGTGTGGTTCGGCGAGCGCTGGATCACCTCGATCTTCGACCTGTTCGAAGAGAATGTCCGCTACTTCCCGTCGTTGCTGCCCGAGCTGTCCGACGAGGACCCGGTTGCCGAGCTGGCCGCCGGGCGTACCCCGCAGCTGTCCGAACTCCGGCTGCACAACGGGACGGTGTACCGCTGGAACCGGCCGGTCTACGACGTCGCGAACGGCCGACCACACCTTCGGGTGGAGAACCGGGTGTTACCCGCCGGGCCTACGGTCGTCGACATGATGGCCAATTCGGCGTTCTACTATGGCGCGCTGCGCGTACTGTCCGAAGAGGACCGCCCGCTCTGGACGAAGATGAGTTTCACTGCGGCACAGGATAATTTCATCGAGTCCGCTCGGCACGGGATGGACGCCCGGCTGTACTGGCCCGGCCTGGGCGAGATCACCCCCGACGAACTGGTGCTACGCACTCTGCTGCCGATGGCCGACGAGGGTCTGCGCCGCTGGGGGGTGGCCACCGAGGTGCGCGACCGCTATCTCTGGGTGATCGAGGGCCGGGCCAAGACCGGCCGCAACGGATCGGCATGGCAGGTCGCCACGGTGCGGGCGCTGCAGAGCTCTGGCATGGCCCGTCCGCAGGCGCTGGCCGAAATGCTGCGCCGGTACTGCGAGCTGATGCACAGCAACGAACCGGTCCATACCTGGGACGTGATCGCGGAGTAG
- a CDS encoding WXG100 family type VII secretion target, whose protein sequence is MPDKLSVNVKGVHASATQVQGHGDDFAAGHSAAATRISAAHGGWAGQSAQSLGAWAATLNKRAEALVTNVDDHGQHLHTTARTFAVTEEQRADKLADVYRG, encoded by the coding sequence ATGCCGGACAAGTTGTCTGTCAATGTCAAAGGAGTACATGCGTCCGCGACCCAGGTGCAGGGCCACGGCGATGACTTCGCTGCCGGCCACAGTGCCGCCGCAACGCGCATCTCGGCAGCTCACGGCGGCTGGGCCGGCCAATCGGCGCAATCGTTGGGTGCCTGGGCCGCGACGCTGAACAAGCGCGCGGAAGCGCTGGTAACCAACGTGGATGACCACGGCCAGCACTTGCACACGACGGCCCGCACCTTCGCCGTCACCGAAGAGCAACGCGCCGACAAACTGGCTGACGTCTACCGGGGATAA
- a CDS encoding class I SAM-dependent methyltransferase: MIADMPRGGPDASCLDRLLQTNRQEYLDRDDIGDDVKRGIVAALDRVGTMFREHDRNAELVLREVADIVDPKILELGAGHGALSRTVLEQHPTAHVTVSDVNSESVAAMAASDLGDHPRASVRTIDATAIDAADGEFDLAVFALSFHHLNPTQAAQALAEGTRVAKAMLVIDLPRMPSPLHIAKLAIMAPLVWWPFAHDGLISSLRSYSPSALRALGSHADLDVDVSTNPFDRQVLVARRRT, encoded by the coding sequence ATGATCGCCGACATGCCCCGCGGCGGCCCGGATGCCTCCTGCCTGGACCGGCTACTGCAGACCAACCGTCAGGAGTACCTCGACCGCGACGACATCGGCGATGACGTCAAACGCGGCATCGTGGCCGCGCTGGACCGGGTCGGCACGATGTTCCGCGAGCACGATCGCAACGCCGAACTCGTACTGCGTGAAGTGGCCGACATCGTCGACCCCAAGATCCTCGAACTCGGTGCCGGCCACGGCGCGCTGAGCCGCACCGTGCTCGAGCAACATCCCACCGCCCACGTCACCGTCTCCGACGTCAACTCTGAATCCGTCGCGGCGATGGCGGCCTCCGACCTCGGTGACCACCCCCGGGCAAGCGTGCGCACTATCGACGCGACCGCGATCGACGCCGCTGACGGCGAGTTCGACCTCGCCGTCTTCGCGCTGTCGTTCCACCACCTGAACCCCACCCAGGCCGCACAGGCCCTCGCCGAGGGCACCCGGGTAGCCAAGGCGATGCTGGTCATCGACCTGCCACGAATGCCGTCGCCGCTGCACATCGCCAAACTGGCGATCATGGCGCCGCTGGTGTGGTGGCCGTTCGCCCACGACGGGTTGATCAGCTCGCTTCGCTCCTACAGCCCCTCGGCGCTGCGGGCGCTGGGTTCCCACGCCGATCTCGACGTCGACGTCAGCACCAACCCGTTCGACCGGCAGGTGCTGGTAGCCCGGCGCCGCACCTGA
- a CDS encoding TPR repeat region-containing protein has translation MSMSLADLDRWDPNAIHEVFSAVTGHSEATRQTSQGLGQVMASVPLEGAAHDAAMRASSGIQRDLDLHADQLDAVANAASTAETEVRGIKSDWQKICRMADRWGITIDIETNEILPPNPQPTDPDDIAELERRMDIIHDEIVELLDRANNADRDLAAAIDGANGTMSAADVDRELHDGPHTPMDNGLGAGDGLALQSGQLTDQQRQRLTEATTLSPSQLEALQRGDLVLPPDQLGYLIGVSQALGDKTPQQVSDLMGKLGPDGDKLASALHLASNPYISSGVPGQGKPGTVGYVPDRGGKFALPPGLANAPVMQEFYPPPGMPGQPGGGMPKPLAPPMANQQLMALANIAAKGDPGVKMGSGLDALVLDKAHALVTASNDQALPTGPAGAEMDRTIWAKNSVDPTLQHMLDVVHGDSLVVHDAVTGAAVDGLSADPARGQQFLGDMFNHDYADGGKAVGSLFDNIEGQAVVHDPGNATEVALAERAGQTAHAAALKLSDEHLLNLNGAGDSLGQMNPELTQKLSHALSHYIPDMMNNRLEDTRGFGLLDDALGIGEGHLPLTQGVFAVLDSDDTASQYINKAAEGYTALWHQELAQSIAKSLTTGDSSAIDYADATTIGEMYGIRDHANLVEANDRITDDNLAAQAAYDRRKAWIDGLDGVGSSVPVAGQYASTAAYALNQMFLGDAPTPLPLGDTELRGSIPAQYALAAELYSAGVGDTSGLAPYALPDGSGLQDYRSQASKADGGAFRNAVQDYLNTLGIPNSQIWANYTEGYNNALK, from the coding sequence ATGAGCATGTCCCTGGCCGACCTGGACCGGTGGGACCCCAACGCCATCCATGAGGTCTTCTCCGCGGTGACCGGCCACTCCGAGGCGACCCGACAAACATCGCAAGGCCTCGGCCAGGTGATGGCGTCGGTGCCCTTGGAAGGCGCGGCACACGATGCGGCCATGCGGGCGAGCTCCGGCATTCAACGGGATCTCGATCTGCACGCCGACCAACTCGATGCCGTCGCTAACGCGGCGAGCACCGCCGAGACCGAGGTCCGGGGAATCAAGTCGGACTGGCAGAAGATCTGCCGGATGGCCGACCGCTGGGGAATCACCATCGATATCGAGACCAACGAGATCCTGCCGCCGAATCCGCAGCCCACCGATCCCGATGACATCGCCGAGCTCGAGCGCCGGATGGACATCATCCATGACGAAATTGTCGAGTTGCTTGACCGAGCGAACAACGCTGACCGCGACCTCGCAGCCGCGATCGACGGCGCGAACGGGACCATGTCGGCCGCCGACGTCGACCGTGAACTGCACGATGGCCCGCACACGCCGATGGACAACGGGTTGGGCGCCGGCGACGGTCTGGCCCTGCAGAGCGGCCAGCTCACCGATCAACAGCGGCAGCGCCTTACCGAGGCCACGACCTTGTCGCCGAGTCAGCTCGAAGCACTCCAACGCGGCGATCTGGTGCTACCGCCCGACCAATTGGGTTATCTGATCGGCGTGTCACAAGCTCTCGGCGACAAGACCCCGCAACAGGTGTCCGACTTGATGGGCAAGCTGGGGCCTGACGGTGACAAGCTCGCTTCGGCGCTTCATCTGGCGTCCAATCCCTACATCAGTAGCGGAGTGCCCGGCCAGGGCAAGCCGGGAACCGTGGGGTACGTCCCCGACCGGGGCGGCAAGTTCGCGCTTCCGCCGGGCCTGGCCAACGCGCCGGTGATGCAAGAGTTCTATCCGCCTCCCGGCATGCCGGGGCAGCCCGGCGGCGGTATGCCGAAACCTCTCGCACCACCGATGGCCAACCAGCAACTGATGGCTCTGGCCAATATCGCGGCGAAGGGCGATCCCGGGGTGAAGATGGGCTCTGGTCTGGACGCTCTGGTGCTGGACAAGGCGCACGCGCTGGTCACCGCGTCGAACGACCAGGCGCTGCCGACGGGGCCTGCTGGCGCCGAAATGGATCGAACAATATGGGCCAAGAACAGCGTTGACCCCACACTGCAGCACATGCTCGATGTGGTGCATGGCGATTCGTTGGTGGTTCACGACGCCGTGACGGGCGCTGCGGTGGATGGTCTGTCAGCGGATCCTGCTCGGGGCCAACAGTTCCTGGGCGACATGTTCAATCATGACTACGCCGACGGCGGCAAGGCGGTCGGGAGCCTGTTCGACAACATCGAAGGCCAAGCGGTAGTGCATGACCCCGGTAACGCGACCGAGGTTGCACTCGCCGAGCGGGCGGGTCAAACCGCCCACGCTGCGGCCTTGAAGCTCTCCGACGAGCACCTCCTGAATCTCAACGGTGCAGGAGACAGTCTGGGACAAATGAATCCTGAACTTACACAAAAACTTTCGCACGCTCTGTCGCACTACATTCCGGACATGATGAACAACCGCTTGGAGGACACCCGCGGCTTCGGATTGCTCGATGACGCACTCGGCATCGGGGAAGGACACCTCCCACTAACACAGGGCGTCTTTGCGGTACTCGACAGCGACGACACAGCGTCGCAGTACATCAACAAGGCGGCAGAAGGCTATACAGCTCTTTGGCACCAAGAACTGGCTCAGTCGATCGCAAAGTCCTTGACCACAGGTGACTCCAGCGCGATTGACTACGCCGACGCGACCACCATCGGTGAAATGTATGGAATCCGTGACCACGCCAACCTAGTCGAAGCCAACGATAGAATCACCGATGACAATCTCGCGGCTCAAGCGGCTTACGACAGGCGTAAGGCGTGGATCGACGGCCTCGATGGCGTCGGATCCTCGGTGCCGGTTGCTGGCCAGTACGCCAGTACGGCTGCGTATGCGTTAAACCAAATGTTTCTCGGTGATGCGCCAACGCCCTTACCCCTAGGTGACACTGAACTCAGAGGATCTATACCGGCGCAATACGCGCTAGCGGCGGAGCTGTACAGCGCTGGGGTCGGAGATACGAGCGGGCTGGCGCCGTACGCGCTGCCCGATGGTTCGGGATTGCAGGACTATCGATCTCAAGCTTCGAAGGCCGACGGAGGTGCATTCAGGAATGCGGTACAAGATTACCTAAATACCCTGGGGATACCCAATTCACAGATCTGGGCAAATTACACCGAGGGGTACAACAATGCGCTCAAGTAG